One Henriciella litoralis genomic window carries:
- the alr gene encoding alanine racemase yields MSLHPRALVHLENIVANWRAIGAMQPGAEAGAVVKANAYGHGAGQVAKALHAAGCQTFFVAYVEEGMEVRGVVGDGPDILVFNGASEIERIEVEKLRLIPVLNSLTDLDTWIKYARSSPYAVHIDTGMNRLGIRSEDVPALITASRDAPPAHIMSHLVDSDDPACPLNAAQRQTFSELAQHFPTARKSLSNTGGCYICGDFGFDVIRPGIGLYGGGPPAPAGHRPLPGMTLEAPILTVQHAKAGESVGYGATHKLTVPATLATVALGYGDGFPRSASNNGYASLGGTPCPIVGRVSMDLITIDVSAARDLAKPGVFAQFIGPEVPLEDQAKRAGTVGYELVTGLGDRVRRIYD; encoded by the coding sequence ATGAGCCTTCATCCCCGCGCCCTCGTGCATCTTGAAAATATCGTCGCCAATTGGCGCGCGATCGGTGCCATGCAGCCCGGCGCTGAGGCGGGCGCGGTCGTAAAGGCGAACGCCTATGGGCATGGTGCAGGCCAGGTTGCCAAAGCCCTCCACGCGGCAGGCTGCCAAACCTTTTTCGTCGCCTATGTCGAAGAAGGCATGGAAGTCCGCGGCGTTGTCGGAGACGGGCCCGACATCCTCGTATTTAACGGTGCCTCAGAGATTGAGCGGATCGAAGTCGAAAAGCTTCGCCTTATTCCTGTGCTCAATTCACTCACTGATCTCGACACCTGGATCAAATATGCGCGGTCGTCGCCTTATGCGGTTCACATCGATACCGGGATGAACAGGCTCGGCATCCGGTCTGAAGACGTGCCCGCCCTCATCACCGCCAGCAGAGATGCGCCGCCTGCGCACATCATGTCGCATCTGGTCGACTCCGATGATCCGGCCTGCCCGCTCAACGCAGCCCAGCGCCAGACCTTCAGTGAGCTGGCCCAGCACTTCCCGACCGCGCGCAAGAGCCTCTCCAATACCGGGGGCTGCTATATCTGCGGCGACTTCGGGTTTGATGTCATCCGCCCCGGCATCGGCCTTTATGGCGGCGGCCCTCCTGCACCTGCAGGTCACCGGCCCCTGCCCGGCATGACGCTCGAAGCGCCGATCCTGACGGTTCAGCACGCAAAAGCCGGAGAGAGCGTCGGCTATGGGGCCACGCACAAGCTGACAGTCCCCGCGACGCTCGCCACTGTGGCGCTTGGCTATGGCGACGGCTTTCCGCGCTCGGCCAGCAACAATGGCTATGCCAGTCTCGGCGGAACGCCCTGCCCGATCGTTGGCCGGGTTTCGATGGACCTCATCACAATCGATGTCTCTGCTGCACGAGACCTTGCAAAGCCGGGCGTATTCGCCCAATTCATCGGACCTGAGGTCCCGTTAGAGGATCAGGCGAAACGGGCCGGCACTGTCGGCTATGAACTTGTAACGGGGCTCGGCGATCGTGTCAGACGCATCTACGACTAA
- a CDS encoding response regulator, which translates to MIEATLERELPDLRRFSRALTGTQEAGDALVSEAVRLLSNRSQELVEHFCSRPRLFGLVSSILDSRTFLAFNPERADSPGRRAVLMQDVFGFTEEDARSALQLASDNYRMLLQAARLPASGLEPARIVILEDQFLIAADEEILLKSHGHDVVGVCATAEEALEIVKSESPDIVICDIDLGAGNPTGLDFAKSVPPEARCAFVFVTGHPATLCQGHPGEPAYLVSKPYDPAVLATIVYQALLNVRNPSEPLAGTSDLAPLLPPV; encoded by the coding sequence ATGATTGAAGCAACGCTGGAGCGGGAACTTCCAGATCTTCGCCGCTTCTCGCGTGCCCTCACCGGCACTCAGGAGGCCGGCGACGCGCTCGTCAGTGAAGCGGTCCGCCTTCTCAGCAACCGTTCGCAGGAACTTGTCGAACATTTCTGCTCTCGCCCCCGTCTTTTTGGACTAGTCAGCTCTATTCTCGATTCCAGAACTTTCCTGGCTTTCAACCCAGAACGCGCGGACTCGCCCGGGCGCCGCGCCGTCCTCATGCAGGATGTGTTCGGTTTCACCGAAGAAGACGCCCGCAGCGCGCTTCAACTGGCGTCCGACAATTACAGAATGCTCCTGCAAGCCGCGCGCCTGCCTGCCTCCGGCCTCGAGCCTGCGCGAATTGTTATTCTGGAAGATCAGTTCCTCATCGCGGCTGATGAGGAAATCCTGCTGAAGTCTCATGGACATGATGTCGTCGGCGTTTGCGCCACCGCGGAAGAGGCACTGGAAATCGTTAAAAGCGAGTCCCCGGACATCGTTATCTGCGACATCGATCTTGGCGCCGGCAATCCGACCGGGCTCGACTTCGCCAAGAGCGTGCCGCCAGAGGCGAGGTGCGCCTTTGTCTTCGTGACCGGTCATCCGGCCACACTGTGCCAGGGCCATCCGGGTGAGCCTGCCTATCTCGTTTCAAAACCCTACGATCCTGCAGTGCTTGCAACCATCGTTTATCAGGCGCTTCTCAACGTGCGAAACCCATCCGAGCCGCTGGCCGGGACCAGCGATCTTGCACCGCTGCTCCCACCAGTCTGA
- a CDS encoding sensor histidine kinase, which yields MLKLNETVFQSDVDALAISTLGDLSSSMLVEVLYASPDCIKIIDAEGRLEFMNVNGQCAMEVDDFAMIQRQAWHTLWPLESQSLISSSIERAFAGAKTRFEAYCPTLKGSPRWWDISVAPVLDDKGQIQRVIAISRDVTDRMSRYLQAESSRASLEELANMQANQLGVSSDALCYQQSLLKEVDLRLRSSHAMTAGLLNWQSRMTENDDARDRLKKASDRVSAVSKIYEFLYRDGSVDGIQLKTFISALCNELMPKSAIGRIGLKTKIASRMASTKEAVALGVVLTEFVDNAVTHGLGSCEHGQVELTFEMSKTSCELIVRDNGQGLEEGYDAFETGGFGLQLAKLYANDLNGTLDHSDGRDAGSWFRLRYPAEAT from the coding sequence ATGCTAAAACTAAACGAAACTGTCTTTCAATCAGACGTGGACGCACTTGCAATCAGTACGCTCGGCGACCTTTCATCCTCCATGCTCGTTGAGGTCCTTTATGCGAGCCCTGATTGCATCAAGATTATTGATGCGGAAGGGCGGCTGGAGTTCATGAACGTCAATGGCCAGTGCGCCATGGAAGTTGATGATTTTGCAATGATCCAGCGCCAGGCCTGGCATACGCTGTGGCCATTGGAGTCGCAGAGCCTGATCTCTAGCTCAATCGAGCGGGCTTTCGCGGGGGCAAAAACACGTTTCGAGGCGTATTGCCCGACGCTAAAGGGAAGCCCGCGCTGGTGGGATATTTCTGTTGCCCCTGTCCTTGATGATAAAGGTCAGATCCAGCGCGTCATCGCGATTTCGCGCGACGTCACTGATCGCATGTCTCGCTATCTGCAGGCTGAGAGCAGCCGAGCCAGTCTTGAAGAGCTCGCCAACATGCAGGCCAATCAGCTTGGGGTGTCATCTGATGCCCTCTGCTATCAGCAATCGCTTCTGAAGGAAGTAGACCTTCGCTTGCGGAGCAGCCACGCCATGACAGCCGGACTGCTAAACTGGCAGTCGCGGATGACAGAGAATGATGATGCCCGCGATCGGTTGAAGAAGGCGTCAGACCGGGTTTCGGCGGTCAGCAAGATCTATGAGTTTCTTTACCGGGATGGCTCGGTGGATGGCATCCAGCTGAAGACATTCATAAGTGCGCTGTGCAATGAGCTGATGCCGAAGTCCGCTATTGGGCGCATTGGGTTGAAGACGAAAATCGCGTCCCGGATGGCAAGCACCAAAGAAGCTGTGGCGCTGGGCGTCGTGTTGACCGAATTTGTCGACAATGCCGTCACGCACGGGCTGGGCTCATGCGAGCACGGCCAAGTCGAGCTCACATTTGAGATGTCGAAAACGAGCTGCGAGCTGATTGTTCGCGACAATGGTCAGGGGCTTGAAGAGGGCTACGACGCTTTCGAAACTGGCGGGTTCGGTCTCCAGTTGGCGAAGCTTTATGCCAATGACCTAAACGGCACGCTAGATCACTCAGACGGCCGCGACGCGGGCAGCTGGTTTCGGCTGAGATATCCAGCCGAGGCGACCTAG
- a CDS encoding replicative DNA helicase, with protein sequence MNDMSNPPVTVEVPHNLSAEAGVLGAILYDNNAFQRVAEFLRPTDFYSIPHQEIYEVCSNMIQSGRVADGITLREHFEKADKLQEIGGASYLAELLDSAAFGPEVTDYAHMIRDFAMRRELIDIGATVQQRAFKPGPDEGGDRQLELAERQLFDLADRGSSSRGFHSFSAALKESLQMAEAAYQRDGKIAGVAAHLDALDEKLGGFHKSDLVILAGRPSMGKTTLATNIAFNAANACKREVQEDGSKKTVDGAVVAFFSLEMSCEQLATRIIAERTGINAHRIRQGDLDKHDFEKIRQATEELQNLPLYIDDQGGISVSQLSARARRLKRTVGLDMIVIDYLQLLTSTLGKSSDSRVQEITQITMALKALAKDLNVPVIALSQLSRAVEQREDKRPQLSDLRESGSIEQDADVVMFVYRESYYLERTEPQAGGDDPQSAEKWTKWRQRMDEVYGTAEVIIGKQRHGPIGRVTLAFDANTTRFGNLDRAPADDDYE encoded by the coding sequence ATGAACGACATGTCCAATCCTCCGGTCACGGTCGAGGTCCCGCATAACCTGTCCGCAGAAGCTGGCGTGCTGGGCGCGATTCTCTACGACAATAATGCGTTCCAGCGTGTCGCTGAATTCCTGCGCCCGACCGATTTCTACTCGATCCCGCATCAGGAAATCTACGAAGTCTGCTCGAACATGATCCAGTCTGGCCGCGTCGCCGACGGGATCACGCTGCGCGAGCACTTCGAGAAGGCCGACAAGCTGCAGGAGATCGGTGGCGCCTCCTATCTCGCCGAGCTTCTGGACTCAGCCGCCTTCGGCCCTGAGGTCACTGACTACGCCCACATGATCCGTGATTTCGCGATGCGCCGCGAGCTGATTGATATCGGCGCGACCGTGCAGCAACGCGCCTTCAAGCCGGGGCCCGATGAAGGCGGTGATCGCCAGCTTGAGCTTGCCGAGCGCCAGCTCTTTGACCTTGCCGACCGCGGCTCATCCTCGCGCGGCTTTCACAGCTTCTCAGCGGCCCTCAAAGAGTCGCTGCAGATGGCCGAGGCCGCCTATCAACGGGATGGAAAGATCGCCGGCGTCGCCGCGCACCTCGACGCGCTGGACGAGAAACTCGGCGGCTTTCACAAGTCAGACCTCGTCATTCTCGCTGGCCGCCCATCCATGGGTAAGACCACGCTCGCCACCAATATTGCCTTCAACGCGGCGAATGCCTGCAAGCGCGAGGTACAGGAAGACGGCTCGAAGAAAACCGTCGACGGCGCCGTTGTGGCCTTCTTCTCGCTGGAAATGTCGTGCGAACAGCTTGCTACCCGGATCATCGCTGAGCGCACCGGCATCAACGCTCACCGCATCCGTCAGGGTGATCTCGACAAGCATGACTTCGAGAAGATCCGCCAGGCGACGGAAGAGCTACAGAACCTGCCGCTCTACATTGATGATCAGGGCGGCATCTCGGTCAGCCAGCTCTCGGCCCGCGCGCGCCGGCTGAAGCGCACGGTTGGCCTCGATATGATCGTGATCGACTATCTGCAGCTGCTCACCTCCACGCTCGGCAAGTCCTCGGACAGCCGCGTGCAAGAGATCACGCAGATCACCATGGCGCTAAAAGCCCTCGCAAAGGACCTCAACGTCCCGGTCATCGCCCTGTCGCAGCTCTCACGGGCCGTTGAGCAGCGCGAAGACAAACGCCCACAGCTCTCTGACCTTCGTGAATCCGGCTCGATCGAGCAGGACGCCGACGTCGTCATGTTCGTCTACCGCGAGTCCTATTATCTGGAGCGGACAGAGCCACAGGCTGGCGGCGATGACCCGCAATCAGCCGAGAAATGGACCAAGTGGCGCCAGCGCATGGATGAAGTCTATGGCACCGCCGAAGTCATCATCGGCAAACAGCGCCACGGCCCCATCGGCCGCGTCACCCTCGCCTTCGACGCCAACACCACGCGCTTCGGTAACCTCGACCGCGCCCCTGCGGACGACGATTACGAATAG